The following proteins are co-located in the Mycolicibacterium goodii genome:
- a CDS encoding cytochrome ubiquinol oxidase subunit I, which produces MDALDVSRWQFGITTVYHFIFVPLTIGLAPLIAVMQTVWVATGNDTWYRLTRFFGKLFLINFAIGVATGIVQEFQFGMNWSEYSRFVGDIFGAPLAMEGLAAFFFESTFLGLWIFGWTRLPRVLHLACIWIVAIAVNMSAFFIISANSFMQHPVGAKFNPETGRAELESIVALFTNNTAIAAFTHAVSGAFLTAGVFVACVCAWWMVRSHRVGGQTATDAAAMYRPATILGCWVALVAATALFFTGDAQGKLMFQQQPMKMASAESLCHSQEDSSFSVLTVGTHNNCDSVIHLIEVPYVLPFLAEGKFTGVHLDGVVDLQRAYEEKFGPGDYRPNLFVTYWSFRAMIGFLAIPGLFALTALWLTRRGRIPDQRWFSWFALLTIPTPFLANSAGWVFTEMGRQPWVVVPNPTGDQDIRLTVAQGVSDHSAGLVVLSLVAFTLLYAVLAVIWFFLLRRYIRQGPLEHDSEPAPPTPPDADDVAPLSFAY; this is translated from the coding sequence ATGGACGCTCTGGATGTCTCGCGGTGGCAGTTCGGGATCACCACGGTCTACCACTTCATCTTCGTCCCGCTGACCATCGGTCTGGCACCGCTGATCGCGGTCATGCAGACGGTGTGGGTGGCCACCGGAAACGACACCTGGTACCGCCTCACCCGGTTCTTCGGCAAACTTTTCCTGATCAACTTCGCGATCGGCGTCGCAACCGGCATCGTGCAGGAATTCCAGTTCGGCATGAACTGGAGCGAGTACTCGCGGTTCGTGGGCGACATCTTCGGCGCACCGCTGGCGATGGAGGGCCTGGCCGCGTTCTTCTTCGAGTCCACCTTCCTCGGGCTGTGGATCTTCGGGTGGACCCGACTCCCCCGGGTGCTGCACCTGGCGTGCATCTGGATCGTCGCGATCGCCGTGAACATGTCGGCGTTCTTCATCATCTCCGCGAACTCGTTCATGCAGCACCCCGTTGGCGCCAAATTCAATCCCGAGACCGGGCGCGCCGAACTGGAGAGCATCGTCGCGCTGTTCACCAACAACACGGCCATCGCGGCCTTCACGCATGCCGTCTCGGGCGCGTTCCTGACCGCCGGGGTTTTCGTGGCCTGCGTGTGCGCCTGGTGGATGGTGCGTTCGCACCGCGTCGGCGGCCAGACCGCAACCGATGCCGCGGCGATGTACCGGCCCGCGACGATCCTGGGCTGCTGGGTGGCCCTCGTCGCGGCGACCGCGCTGTTCTTCACCGGTGACGCCCAGGGCAAGCTGATGTTCCAGCAGCAGCCGATGAAGATGGCCTCCGCCGAATCCCTCTGCCACAGCCAGGAAGATTCGTCGTTCTCGGTGCTCACGGTGGGCACCCACAACAACTGCGACAGCGTCATCCACCTCATCGAGGTGCCCTACGTGCTCCCGTTCCTCGCCGAGGGCAAGTTCACCGGGGTGCACCTCGACGGTGTCGTGGATCTGCAGCGGGCCTACGAAGAGAAGTTCGGCCCCGGCGATTACCGCCCCAACCTGTTCGTCACCTACTGGTCGTTCCGGGCCATGATCGGATTCCTCGCCATACCAGGCCTGTTCGCCCTCACCGCGCTGTGGCTGACCCGCCGTGGCCGGATCCCCGATCAACGGTGGTTCAGCTGGTTCGCATTGCTGACCATCCCCACCCCCTTCCTGGCGAACAGCGCCGGGTGGGTGTTCACCGAGATGGGGCGCCAGCCGTGGGTGGTGGTGCCGAATCCCACCGGGGATCAGGACATCCGGCTGACGGTCGCCCAGGGCGTCTCCGACCATTCCGCGGGTCTGGTGGTGCTGTCGCTGGTGGCGTTCACGCTGCTGTACGCCGTGCTGGCGGTCATCTGGTTCTTTCTGCTGCGCCGCTACATCCGCCAGGGCCCGCTGGAGCATGACTCCGAACCGGCGCCGCCGACCCCGCCCGACGCCGACGACGTCGCGCCGTTGTCGTTCGCCTACTGA
- a CDS encoding HdeD family acid-resistance protein, with translation METTAAPSLLPHLWKATLVSGVLAIVFGVLVLAWPGITILVAAICFGAYLLITGIAQVIFAFSLHVSAGGRVLLFVSGAAALILAVLCFRSLQESILLLAIWIGVGFVFRGVATAVSAISDPALPGRGWEIFFGVISLLAGVVMLAAPFESLATLAIVVGVWLIVLGVFEVVSAFGIRSGARKLSGTLSSGSPSSPAVS, from the coding sequence ATGGAAACTACCGCTGCCCCAAGCTTGTTGCCGCACCTGTGGAAGGCGACGCTGGTTTCGGGTGTGCTCGCCATCGTCTTCGGGGTCCTGGTTCTGGCCTGGCCGGGCATCACCATCCTGGTCGCGGCGATCTGCTTCGGCGCCTATCTGTTGATCACCGGTATCGCGCAGGTGATCTTCGCGTTCAGCCTCCACGTCTCCGCGGGAGGTCGGGTGCTGCTGTTCGTCAGCGGCGCGGCGGCGCTGATCCTGGCGGTGCTGTGTTTCCGCAGTCTGCAGGAATCCATTCTGCTGCTGGCCATTTGGATCGGTGTGGGTTTCGTGTTCCGCGGCGTGGCCACCGCGGTGTCGGCGATCAGCGACCCGGCGCTGCCCGGGCGCGGGTGGGAGATCTTCTTCGGGGTGATCAGCCTGCTGGCCGGCGTGGTGATGCTCGCGGCCCCGTTCGAGTCCCTCGCGACGCTCGCGATCGTCGTCGGGGTGTGGCTGATCGTGCTCGGCGTGTTCGAGGTCGTCTCGGCCTTCGGCATCCGCAGCGGGGCCAGGAAGCTATCCGGGACGCTGTCGAGCGGATCACCATCCTCGCCTGCCGTGAGCTAA
- a CDS encoding ABC transporter substrate-binding protein, with amino-acid sequence MWRFAVVLAASGALTLSACASGEGGGGSSPESTQAASGAKVDEIANTLPEDIKSSGKLIVGVNIPYAPNEFKDSSGKIVGFDVDLMNAVAATLGLTPEYREADFAKIIPSIQGGTFNVGMSSFTDTKEREQSVDFVTYFSAGSLWAQRVGGGIDPENACGKKVAVQATTVQETEELPARSKKCTDAGQPAIQIVPFDGQDAATNAVVLGQVDAMSADSPVTLYAIKQSNGKLEKAGEVFDSAPYGWPIAKGSPLAQSLQQALQHLIDNGEYKKIAGNWGLEDGAIDKPVINGAVS; translated from the coding sequence ATGTGGCGTTTCGCGGTGGTCCTCGCCGCGAGTGGCGCACTGACCCTGTCGGCGTGCGCGAGCGGTGAAGGCGGCGGAGGTTCGTCGCCGGAGTCGACCCAGGCGGCGTCGGGCGCCAAGGTTGACGAGATCGCCAACACCCTGCCCGAGGACATCAAGTCCTCCGGCAAGTTGATCGTCGGCGTGAACATCCCCTACGCGCCCAACGAGTTCAAGGACAGCTCCGGCAAGATCGTCGGCTTCGACGTCGACCTCATGAACGCGGTCGCCGCGACGTTGGGTCTCACCCCGGAGTACCGCGAGGCCGATTTCGCCAAGATCATCCCCTCGATCCAGGGCGGAACCTTCAACGTCGGCATGTCGTCGTTCACCGACACCAAGGAGCGCGAGCAGTCGGTCGACTTCGTCACCTACTTCTCGGCGGGATCGCTGTGGGCGCAACGCGTCGGAGGCGGCATCGACCCGGAGAACGCCTGCGGCAAGAAGGTCGCGGTGCAGGCCACGACCGTGCAGGAGACCGAGGAGCTGCCCGCACGCAGCAAGAAGTGCACCGACGCCGGTCAGCCGGCGATCCAGATCGTGCCGTTCGACGGCCAGGACGCCGCCACCAACGCCGTGGTGCTCGGCCAGGTCGACGCCATGTCGGCGGACTCCCCGGTGACGCTGTACGCGATCAAGCAGAGCAACGGCAAGCTGGAGAAGGCGGGCGAGGTGTTCGACTCGGCGCCCTACGGCTGGCCGATCGCCAAGGGCTCGCCGTTGGCGCAGTCGCTGCAGCAGGCGCTCCAGCACCTCATCGACAACGGTGAGTACAAGAAGATCGCCGGCAACTGGGGTCTGGAGGACGGCGCCATCGACAAGCCGGTGATCAACGGCGCGGTCAGTTAG
- the cydD gene encoding thiol reductant ABC exporter subunit CydD, with amino-acid sequence MRRHLIAAVACGVVIAGCTIASAVVLAHLVADVVTGAAGDVTPALVGLAGIWTIRVVAQWLQGRLSQRGATAVIGELSRQVLWSVTNSSPRRLAADRDAAAAVVTRGLDGLRPYFTGYLPAVVLAVILTPAALVVMAVYDWQAAAIVVIALPLIPIFMVLIGLLTAERSAAALTAMTTLQGRMLDLVAGIPTLRAVGRAAGSVQRIAELSASHRRSTMATLRISFLSALVLELLATLGVALVAVSVGLRLVFGDMTLAAGLTALLLAPEVFWPLRRVGAAFHAAQDGKTAAEQAFRLCDGPQTPAGHHAVPGVVPAGGAPEIEVPELDAVMAPGRVTVLTGPNGIGKSTLLQAILGLQESPCGPIRVAGLDVTALDLSEWWGRVAWMPHRPVLIPGTVRENLELLGPVRNLDEVCRAVGFDEVIRDLPDGLETPLGRGGVGLSLGQRQRLGLVRTLGAPADVLLLDEPTAHLDGALETRVLAAIVDRARAGATVVMVGHRDPVLAVADCVVRMESSLVPQ; translated from the coding sequence CTGCGGCGTCATCTGATCGCGGCGGTGGCATGCGGGGTGGTGATCGCCGGATGCACCATCGCCTCGGCGGTGGTGCTCGCCCACCTGGTGGCCGATGTGGTCACAGGCGCTGCAGGCGACGTGACGCCCGCGCTCGTCGGCCTCGCCGGGATCTGGACGATACGGGTTGTCGCGCAATGGCTCCAGGGCCGCCTGTCGCAGCGCGGCGCGACCGCGGTCATCGGCGAATTGTCCCGCCAGGTGTTGTGGTCGGTGACGAACTCATCGCCGCGGCGCCTCGCCGCCGACCGCGACGCGGCGGCCGCGGTGGTGACCCGCGGCCTGGACGGCCTCCGCCCCTACTTCACGGGTTATCTGCCCGCGGTGGTGCTCGCCGTGATCCTGACTCCCGCAGCGCTTGTGGTGATGGCCGTCTACGACTGGCAGGCCGCGGCCATCGTGGTGATCGCGCTGCCCCTGATCCCGATCTTCATGGTGCTGATCGGCCTGCTCACCGCCGAACGGTCGGCCGCCGCGCTCACCGCGATGACAACGCTGCAGGGACGCATGCTGGATCTCGTCGCCGGGATTCCGACACTGCGCGCGGTGGGCCGGGCAGCCGGATCCGTGCAACGGATCGCCGAACTGTCGGCCAGCCACCGCCGCTCGACGATGGCGACGCTGCGGATCTCGTTCCTGTCGGCGCTCGTGCTGGAGTTGCTCGCCACCCTCGGCGTGGCACTGGTCGCGGTGAGCGTGGGCCTTCGCCTGGTGTTCGGCGACATGACGCTGGCCGCCGGGCTCACCGCGCTGCTGCTGGCGCCCGAGGTGTTCTGGCCGCTGCGGCGCGTCGGCGCGGCGTTTCATGCCGCGCAGGACGGCAAGACCGCCGCCGAGCAGGCCTTCCGGTTGTGCGACGGACCGCAGACACCCGCGGGTCACCACGCTGTTCCCGGCGTCGTTCCCGCGGGCGGCGCACCCGAGATCGAGGTGCCCGAACTGGACGCGGTCATGGCGCCGGGTCGCGTCACCGTGCTGACCGGACCCAACGGAATCGGCAAATCGACTCTGCTGCAGGCGATTCTGGGACTGCAGGAATCACCGTGCGGCCCGATCCGGGTCGCGGGCCTCGACGTCACCGCGCTGGACCTTTCCGAATGGTGGGGCCGCGTCGCCTGGATGCCGCACCGGCCGGTGCTGATCCCCGGCACCGTGCGGGAGAACCTGGAGTTGCTCGGCCCGGTGCGAAACCTCGACGAAGTCTGTCGCGCAGTGGGGTTCGACGAGGTGATCCGGGATCTCCCCGACGGACTGGAGACACCGCTGGGCCGTGGCGGGGTCGGTCTGTCGCTGGGGCAGCGTCAACGTCTGGGTCTCGTGCGCACCCTCGGCGCCCCGGCGGACGTGCTGCTGCTCGACGAACCGACCGCGCATCTCGACGGCGCGCTCGAGACCCGGGTGCTCGCGGCGATCGTCGACCGAGCGCGCGCCGGTGCGACCGTGGTGATGGTCGGTCACCGCGACCCGGTCCTGGCCGTTGCCGATTGCGTGGTGAGGATGGAGAGTTCCCTTGTGCCGCAATGA
- the cydB gene encoding cytochrome d ubiquinol oxidase subunit II: MGLQELWFILLAVLFLGFFLLEGFDFGVGMLMSFFGRTAERRGQDPEPYRRAALNTIGPVWDGNEVWLITAGGAMFAAFPEMYASMFSGLYLALLVILCAMILRIVAIEWRGKIDDDGWRRWADIGIAIGSWIPAILWGVAFAGLVRGLPVDADKRIHLAFFGDLLNTYTLLGGLATCALFAFHGAVFVALKTSGQIRTDAFRFARLLAVPATVLVAGFGLWTQVAHGTSWTWIVLAAAVVAQLVAVAQVYRGSGEGWAFGATSVVVAAVVVLLFGSLFPDLIPSTLNPDWSLTIYNGSSSPYTLKIMTWAALVFAPLVVIYQGWTYWVFSKRISADRIPAPIGLSRRSS, translated from the coding sequence ATGGGACTGCAAGAACTCTGGTTCATCCTCCTGGCCGTTCTGTTCCTCGGCTTCTTCCTGCTGGAGGGTTTCGACTTCGGCGTCGGCATGCTGATGTCCTTCTTCGGAAGGACCGCCGAGCGACGCGGACAGGACCCCGAACCGTACCGCCGGGCCGCGCTCAACACCATCGGGCCGGTCTGGGACGGCAACGAGGTCTGGCTGATCACCGCAGGCGGTGCCATGTTCGCGGCGTTCCCGGAGATGTACGCCTCCATGTTCTCCGGGCTGTACCTGGCACTGCTGGTGATCCTGTGCGCGATGATCCTGCGCATCGTCGCCATCGAATGGCGCGGCAAGATCGACGACGACGGTTGGCGGCGCTGGGCAGACATCGGGATCGCCATCGGTTCCTGGATCCCGGCGATCCTATGGGGTGTGGCCTTCGCCGGTCTGGTGCGCGGGCTGCCGGTCGACGCGGACAAGCGGATCCACCTGGCGTTCTTCGGCGATCTGCTCAACACCTACACCCTGCTCGGCGGTCTTGCCACGTGCGCGCTGTTCGCGTTCCACGGCGCGGTGTTCGTGGCGCTCAAGACCTCTGGGCAGATCCGCACCGATGCGTTCCGGTTCGCGCGTCTGCTGGCGGTCCCCGCCACCGTGCTGGTGGCCGGATTCGGGTTGTGGACCCAGGTGGCGCACGGCACGAGCTGGACCTGGATCGTGTTGGCGGCAGCGGTGGTCGCCCAGCTCGTCGCCGTCGCGCAGGTCTACCGGGGCAGCGGTGAAGGCTGGGCCTTCGGTGCGACCAGTGTCGTGGTCGCGGCCGTCGTGGTGCTGCTGTTCGGTTCGCTGTTCCCGGATCTCATCCCCTCGACGTTGAACCCCGACTGGAGCCTGACCATCTACAACGGGTCGTCGTCACCCTACACACTGAAGATCATGACCTGGGCCGCACTGGTTTTCGCGCCGCTGGTCGTGATCTACCAGGGCTGGACGTACTGGGTGTTCAGCAAGCGCATATCGGCCGACCGGATCCCGGCACCGATCGGACTGTCCAGGCGGTCGAGCTGA